The Prevotella sp. E9-3 genome has a window encoding:
- a CDS encoding beta-galactosidase, with amino-acid sequence MIMYYLCAIKSIRTMKKVLLMMAGWLLTMTASAKGEDKVYQFDKPLYGAAYYAEYTPTDRLDVDIRLMKEAGLTVVRVGESTWSLFEPQDGQFEFAWMDRIIDALHKAGIKVIFGTPTYSIPSWLAAEHPEVLSQTWDGGQSHYGIRQNMDLLNATYRRYSERIIRKMMEHYAQHPAIIGYQVDNEVEARKIDNPDYFEGFREYIRQEFHGDLKELNRRWGLNYWGMNINRWEDFYDRKGVTNPSYKVWWERWNRKVTADFLNWQADIVSEYKRPDQFIMHCFMPSFYDIDQVEAFRQMEYPAINVYYTMQNGQDGQWISYSCDFMRTVSRSHNFLITETNAQGTGWSSRNQWPPYDGQLRQNMYAFLSGGANMVEYWHWSTLHYGQETYWRGILGHDGKPNRVYREFQRGAKELEKIGDRLVNLKKRNRVALLFSHDSKHALDFMPYTDRDQYKVNMMYDALYRQNIECDILPVDKPEMQDFSQYDMLVVPSLYVATDELLRKISDFVREGGEVVMLFKSGYTDYDNAVRPVLAPGPLAEACGFTYQEYSSINTLPLKPNGIGAADNTVNTWMEFLQLTTAKSLATVEHQFFGQWPCITENQYGKGHLIYIGTVPSTDLLYKLITRAADRKGIAIVERQYQFPVILRSGTNAKGRQIHYLFNFSYEPKTIAWPYPASQSLLDKQSLARGQNITIEPWGVVIGEER; translated from the coding sequence ATGATAATGTATTATCTTTGCGCCATAAAATCTATTAGGACAATGAAAAAAGTATTACTGATGATGGCTGGATGGCTGCTCACAATGACGGCTTCTGCCAAGGGAGAGGACAAGGTTTACCAGTTTGACAAGCCGCTGTACGGTGCTGCATACTATGCGGAATACACGCCAACGGACCGGCTTGACGTGGACATCCGGCTGATGAAGGAGGCAGGACTGACGGTGGTGCGCGTGGGCGAATCGACATGGTCGCTCTTCGAGCCGCAGGACGGGCAGTTTGAGTTCGCCTGGATGGACCGCATCATTGACGCGCTGCACAAGGCGGGCATCAAGGTCATCTTCGGCACGCCGACCTACAGTATCCCGTCGTGGCTGGCAGCAGAGCATCCCGAGGTGCTGTCGCAGACGTGGGACGGCGGACAGAGCCACTACGGCATCCGACAGAACATGGACCTGCTGAACGCCACCTACCGCCGCTACTCGGAGCGCATCATCCGCAAAATGATGGAGCACTACGCCCAGCACCCCGCCATCATCGGCTATCAGGTGGACAACGAGGTGGAGGCGCGCAAGATTGACAACCCCGACTACTTCGAGGGCTTCCGCGAGTACATCAGGCAGGAGTTCCATGGCGACCTGAAGGAACTGAACCGCCGCTGGGGACTGAACTACTGGGGCATGAACATCAACCGCTGGGAAGATTTCTACGACCGCAAGGGTGTGACGAACCCTTCGTATAAGGTGTGGTGGGAGCGCTGGAACCGCAAGGTGACGGCCGACTTCCTAAACTGGCAGGCCGACATCGTGAGCGAGTACAAGCGCCCCGACCAGTTTATCATGCACTGCTTCATGCCCAGTTTCTACGACATCGACCAAGTGGAGGCATTCCGCCAGATGGAGTACCCCGCCATCAACGTCTATTACACCATGCAGAACGGACAGGACGGACAGTGGATCAGTTACTCGTGCGACTTCATGCGCACCGTCAGCCGCAGCCACAACTTCCTCATCACCGAGACCAACGCCCAGGGCACAGGCTGGTCGAGCCGCAACCAGTGGCCTCCCTACGACGGGCAGTTGCGCCAGAACATGTACGCCTTCCTCTCGGGCGGTGCGAATATGGTGGAATACTGGCACTGGAGTACGTTGCACTACGGTCAGGAGACCTACTGGCGCGGCATCCTCGGTCATGACGGTAAGCCCAACCGCGTCTATCGTGAGTTCCAACGGGGAGCCAAGGAGTTGGAGAAGATTGGCGACCGACTGGTGAACCTGAAGAAGCGGAACCGCGTAGCCCTACTGTTCAGTCACGACTCGAAGCACGCCCTCGACTTCATGCCCTACACCGACCGCGACCAATACAAGGTGAACATGATGTACGACGCACTCTACCGTCAGAACATCGAGTGCGACATCCTGCCTGTCGATAAGCCCGAGATGCAGGATTTCTCGCAGTACGACATGCTCGTGGTGCCCTCGCTCTATGTGGCAACCGACGAACTGCTCAGGAAAATCAGCGACTTCGTGCGAGAGGGCGGCGAGGTGGTGATGCTCTTCAAGAGCGGCTACACCGACTACGACAATGCCGTTCGCCCCGTGCTGGCTCCCGGTCCGCTGGCCGAAGCCTGCGGGTTCACCTATCAGGAGTATTCGAGCATCAACACGCTGCCGCTGAAGCCCAACGGCATCGGAGCTGCGGACAATACCGTTAACACCTGGATGGAGTTCTTGCAACTGACCACGGCCAAGTCTTTAGCCACCGTAGAGCACCAGTTCTTCGGCCAGTGGCCCTGCATCACGGAGAACCAGTACGGCAAGGGCCACCTCATCTACATCGGCACCGTGCCATCTACCGACCTCCTCTATAAACTCATCACCCGTGCTGCCGACCGCAAGGGTATCGCAATCGTTGAGCGCCAGTACCAGTTCCCCGTCATCCTCCGCTCCGGCACTAACGCCAAGGGGCGTCAGATTCACTACCTCTTCAATTTCTCTTACGAGCCCAAGACCATTGCCTGGCCCTATCCCGCCAGCCAGTCGCTGCTCGACAAACAGTCCCTCGCCAGGGGCCAGAACATCACCATCGAGCCCTGGGGCGTAGTCATCGGCGAAGAGCGATAA
- a CDS encoding DUF4292 domain-containing protein, translated as MKAFRIITAVALAVVIGLSSCGTHKKVVKPVEVSTDSMTQSEFIGFVHNASYHKLLYVSSKVKFTIEVGPQKVNLTGNLRMKRDDVIRLQLMAFGFVEAARMEFTKDYVLFVDRINKQYVKAPYKYIDFLRQSGINFNTLQALFWNELFIPGKSSLSKGELEDFSADLGGDEAIIYLSRGNINYSWLANQSTGRIKMANIMHRDSYRGNTQLNWNYRVMGALNGKPFPSDMEVTLTTPKKEVKMNIKLNYMGTDDEWETRTEVSEKYRQVEIDELLRRIMGSF; from the coding sequence ATGAAAGCATTTCGTATTATCACGGCTGTTGCCCTGGCAGTAGTCATTGGCCTTTCTTCATGTGGCACTCACAAGAAAGTGGTGAAACCTGTTGAAGTATCAACCGATAGCATGACGCAGTCGGAGTTTATTGGCTTTGTCCATAATGCATCGTACCACAAACTGCTGTATGTGTCGTCGAAGGTGAAGTTCACTATCGAGGTGGGTCCGCAGAAAGTGAATCTTACGGGCAATCTGCGCATGAAGCGCGACGATGTGATTCGCCTGCAGCTGATGGCTTTCGGATTCGTTGAGGCCGCTCGCATGGAGTTCACCAAGGACTATGTGCTCTTTGTTGACCGTATCAACAAGCAGTATGTGAAGGCCCCCTATAAATATATTGACTTCTTGCGTCAGAGCGGAATCAATTTCAATACCCTTCAGGCCCTGTTCTGGAACGAGTTGTTCATTCCCGGAAAGTCATCACTCAGCAAGGGTGAACTGGAAGATTTCTCTGCCGACCTGGGTGGCGACGAGGCTATTATCTACCTGTCGCGCGGAAATATCAACTACAGTTGGCTTGCCAACCAGTCAACGGGTCGCATCAAGATGGCCAATATCATGCATCGCGATTCATACCGCGGCAATACCCAGCTGAACTGGAACTACCGTGTTATGGGTGCTCTTAACGGCAAGCCTTTCCCCAGCGACATGGAGGTGACGCTGACTACTCCGAAGAAGGAGGTGAAGATGAACATCAAACTGAACTATATGGGCACTGACGATGAGTGGGAAACACGTACCGAGGTGTCTGAGAAGTATCGCCAGGTAGAAATCGATGAATTGTTGCGCCGCATCATGGGTAGTTTCTAA
- a CDS encoding peptidoglycan DD-metalloendopeptidase family protein, with protein MKRFVILLLLSLLTATVPAQQRKTNTRKPVATQQKGKKQTTKKQTTNKKTKKQTTKKPAAKQPATVKGLQNERKALQAQRAANQRKQEELKRGVKRGMENLMILDQEIAEKRKVVDTIRNDISRLSEYISLLDRQLIVLEEELEQRRNRYMKSMRYMHRNRSAQDQFMFVFSADNFNQMYRRLRFSREYAAYQRAQGEAVKSKQQQVEDKKRELAESRHEKSALLARGEQEKKNLEGKQNEQQNQVNKLKKQQKTVEALILEQQRREAELNARIDKLIAEEIAREKARQEAEAKKRAEAEAAKKRAEELARKKAAAEAARRENERRIAEARKKEENARRKAQQAASQKERAEAERRAREAENERREAELRAMEDNRNRQREIAEAKKVEETFREPAEDRRLSGSFEQNRGRLPLPISGAYRLVRGFGTYSPEGLSHVKLKSNGWHLKGQSGAKAQSVFDGVVSGVYFQGGSYIVTVRHGKYISAYINLAQVSVRKGQKVKARQALGSLGPDQTMQFQLRNWNTLLNPGLWIGR; from the coding sequence ATGAAAAGATTCGTTATACTGCTTCTTCTCTCTCTGCTCACTGCTACCGTTCCAGCTCAGCAGCGCAAGACGAACACTCGCAAGCCAGTGGCTACACAGCAGAAAGGGAAGAAACAGACCACTAAGAAACAGACCACCAATAAGAAGACCAAGAAGCAAACCACAAAAAAGCCGGCTGCTAAACAGCCGGCTACCGTGAAAGGTTTGCAGAATGAACGCAAGGCACTGCAGGCCCAGCGTGCTGCCAACCAGCGTAAGCAGGAGGAACTGAAGCGCGGGGTAAAGCGTGGAATGGAAAATCTCATGATTCTGGATCAGGAGATTGCCGAAAAGCGCAAAGTCGTTGATACCATCCGCAACGATATCAGTCGCCTTTCTGAGTATATCAGTTTGCTCGACCGCCAGCTTATCGTATTGGAGGAAGAACTGGAACAGCGCCGTAACCGCTATATGAAGAGCATGCGCTATATGCATCGCAACCGCTCGGCACAAGACCAGTTCATGTTTGTTTTCAGTGCCGATAATTTCAATCAGATGTACCGCCGACTGCGTTTCTCGCGTGAGTATGCTGCCTATCAGCGTGCTCAGGGCGAGGCTGTGAAGTCTAAACAGCAGCAGGTGGAGGATAAGAAACGCGAACTGGCTGAGTCGCGACATGAGAAGAGTGCTCTCTTGGCTCGTGGCGAACAGGAGAAGAAAAACCTGGAAGGAAAGCAGAACGAGCAGCAGAATCAGGTGAACAAGCTGAAGAAACAGCAGAAGACCGTCGAAGCCCTGATTCTTGAACAGCAGCGGCGTGAGGCTGAACTCAACGCACGTATCGACAAGCTGATAGCCGAGGAGATAGCCCGTGAGAAAGCCCGTCAGGAGGCAGAGGCTAAGAAGCGTGCAGAGGCTGAGGCTGCCAAGAAGCGTGCCGAAGAACTGGCGCGGAAGAAAGCAGCTGCCGAGGCGGCCCGCAGAGAGAACGAACGCCGTATTGCCGAGGCTCGTAAGAAGGAAGAGAATGCTCGCAGAAAAGCTCAGCAGGCAGCCTCGCAAAAGGAACGTGCCGAGGCAGAACGCAGAGCCCGTGAGGCAGAGAATGAGCGTCGTGAGGCTGAGCTGCGCGCAATGGAAGACAACCGCAACCGTCAGCGTGAGATTGCCGAGGCCAAGAAGGTGGAAGAAACTTTCAGAGAGCCTGCCGAAGACCGCCGACTCAGTGGCAGTTTTGAACAGAACCGTGGACGTTTGCCACTCCCCATATCGGGTGCCTATCGACTGGTACGCGGATTCGGAACTTATTCTCCCGAAGGACTGAGTCATGTAAAACTGAAAAGCAACGGCTGGCACTTGAAAGGACAGTCGGGAGCAAAGGCCCAGAGCGTGTTCGACGGTGTGGTGAGCGGTGTTTATTTCCAGGGTGGCAGCTATATTGTCACAGTCCGTCATGGTAAGTATATCTCTGCGTATATCAACCTGGCTCAGGTGAGTGTTCGCAAAGGGCAGAAGGTGAAGGCCCGTCAGGCCCTCGGCTCTCTCGGTCCCGACCAGACTATGCAGTTCCAACTGCGCAACTGGAACACTCTGCTCAATCCCGGACTGTGGATAGGGCGGTAA
- a CDS encoding acyltransferase, with product MTMKERIPFLDYIRVVACFLVMLVHASENFYGADASGLAGNMSMLANEQNRFWVAFYDGALGRVAVPLFMIVSAFLLVPVREGMTMSQFYCRRFMRILPPMVCFMILYSLLPLAWGAMTWEQSVADLKMLPFNFPSMAGHLWFMYPLISLYLIIPVVSPWLERASAKDELVFIGIFAFTTLTPWLHRFVSPELWGECFWNQYSAFWYCSGYLGYLVLAHYIRVHLKWSNSRRLTVGSIAFVAGAAFTAWSFWWKGEPGVLIETPMLEWSWEFCTINVLLATFGLFLLFSCISRPTAIITELSKLSFGMYLMHLFFLAPIAGWLINGNAAEPMLPVGVAIPVIAILTFICCALTTKLLSFLPGSKYIIG from the coding sequence ATGACAATGAAAGAGCGAATACCCTTTCTTGACTACATCCGTGTGGTGGCATGTTTCCTGGTGATGCTGGTGCATGCAAGTGAGAACTTCTATGGTGCCGATGCATCGGGCCTGGCCGGTAATATGTCGATGCTGGCCAACGAGCAGAACCGTTTCTGGGTGGCTTTCTACGATGGCGCATTAGGGCGCGTGGCCGTACCCCTGTTCATGATTGTGTCGGCCTTTCTGTTGGTTCCTGTCAGGGAGGGAATGACGATGTCGCAGTTCTATTGCCGCCGTTTTATGCGTATATTGCCGCCGATGGTGTGCTTCATGATTCTTTATTCACTGCTGCCACTGGCTTGGGGGGCTATGACTTGGGAACAGTCGGTAGCCGATTTGAAGATGCTGCCTTTCAACTTTCCCTCTATGGCCGGTCATCTGTGGTTCATGTATCCCCTTATCTCGCTGTATCTCATCATTCCCGTGGTTTCACCATGGTTGGAGCGGGCTTCGGCAAAGGACGAACTGGTATTCATCGGTATCTTCGCCTTTACCACGCTGACGCCCTGGCTGCATCGCTTCGTGTCGCCCGAACTGTGGGGTGAGTGTTTCTGGAACCAGTATTCCGCTTTCTGGTACTGTTCAGGCTATTTAGGCTATTTGGTATTGGCTCACTACATCCGTGTGCATCTGAAATGGAGCAACAGCCGCCGACTGACCGTAGGCTCTATCGCCTTCGTGGCAGGGGCCGCCTTCACGGCATGGAGCTTCTGGTGGAAAGGAGAACCCGGTGTGTTGATAGAGACCCCCATGCTGGAGTGGTCGTGGGAGTTCTGTACCATCAACGTGTTACTGGCCACCTTTGGACTGTTCCTGCTGTTCAGCTGTATCTCACGGCCCACGGCCATCATCACCGAACTGTCTAAACTCTCGTTTGGCATGTACCTGATGCACCTGTTCTTCCTGGCACCCATCGCAGGCTGGCTCATCAATGGCAATGCTGCCGAGCCGATGCTTCCCGTAGGGGTGGCCATTCCCGTGATAGCCATACTCACTTTTATTTGTTGTGCGCTGACCACAAAACTGCTGTCGTTCCTTCCTGGAAGTAAATATATAATAGGTTAG
- the dut gene encoding dUTP diphosphatase, giving the protein MLMKIKVVNRGHQPLPAYATEQSAGMDLRANLTEPIVLKPLERRLIPTGLHIALPAGYEAQVRPRSGLALKHGLTVLNSPGTIDADYRGEIGVVLINLSQEPFTVNDGERIAQMVIARHEQAEFVEVEELDETERGEGGYGHTGVK; this is encoded by the coding sequence ATGCTCATGAAGATAAAAGTTGTGAACCGGGGGCACCAGCCGCTTCCGGCTTATGCCACCGAGCAAAGTGCAGGTATGGATTTAAGGGCTAATCTTACAGAGCCCATTGTGCTGAAGCCTTTAGAACGCCGTCTGATTCCTACAGGACTGCATATTGCCTTGCCCGCCGGTTATGAGGCGCAGGTGCGTCCTCGCAGCGGACTGGCCCTGAAGCATGGACTTACTGTGCTCAACTCACCGGGTACTATCGATGCCGACTATCGTGGCGAGATAGGAGTGGTGCTGATCAATCTTTCCCAAGAACCTTTTACTGTGAATGATGGCGAGCGTATCGCCCAGATGGTGATTGCCCGTCACGAACAGGCCGAGTTTGTGGAAGTCGAGGAGCTCGACGAGACAGAACGCGGAGAGGGAGGATATGGACATACGGGAGTGAAGTGA
- the dgt gene encoding dGTP triphosphohydrolase yields MNWNQLISNCRLGQEHRHLERHDVRTEFKRDYDRLIFSAPFRRLQNKTQVFPLPGSVFVHNRLTHSLEVASVGMSLGNDVYRQLLKKYGDELSPMVAEIGQIVATACLAHDMGNPPFGHSGEKAIQTFFTEGKGAYLKEKVSEAFWNDITRFDGNANAFRLLTHSFKGRRQGGFAMTYSTLASIVKYPYSSVLAGKKNKFGFFATEAANFQCIAKELGIMPVESLELRGERYDYSANEKNSKENIDQHNAAHDKSLNSKTNHTSQFSVLNSQLKYSRYPLVYLVEAADDICYEIMDLEDAFKLKILSYQETEQLMLSFFSETSKENILKRFKEEELSDTNEKVQYLRACVIGLLENECVNTFMLHEEEILAGTFSGSLIDHISEVPRKAYQDCTVVARNRIYRSQPVLDVELSGYRIMATLMELMVEAIEHPERYYSQQLIGRVSSQYDIAHPDLETRLMAVIDYISGMTDVYALDVYQKICGISLPIV; encoded by the coding sequence ATGAACTGGAACCAACTGATATCCAACTGCCGCTTAGGCCAGGAGCATCGCCATCTGGAGCGACACGATGTAAGAACAGAGTTCAAGCGCGACTACGACCGACTGATTTTCTCGGCCCCGTTCCGCCGTTTGCAGAACAAGACACAGGTATTCCCATTGCCTGGCAGTGTGTTTGTACACAACCGACTGACACACTCACTGGAGGTGGCCTCCGTAGGCATGTCGCTGGGCAATGATGTGTATCGGCAATTACTGAAGAAATATGGCGACGAACTGAGTCCGATGGTAGCCGAGATTGGTCAGATTGTGGCAACAGCCTGTCTGGCCCACGACATGGGCAATCCTCCCTTTGGACATAGTGGCGAAAAAGCCATTCAGACTTTCTTCACCGAGGGTAAAGGGGCCTATCTGAAAGAAAAAGTGTCGGAAGCCTTCTGGAACGATATCACCCGATTTGATGGTAATGCCAATGCTTTCCGCCTGCTCACCCATAGTTTCAAAGGTCGCCGACAAGGCGGCTTTGCCATGACCTACAGCACACTGGCCAGCATCGTGAAATATCCCTACTCATCGGTTTTGGCAGGCAAGAAAAACAAGTTCGGCTTCTTTGCCACCGAAGCCGCCAATTTCCAATGCATAGCCAAAGAGCTTGGCATAATGCCAGTTGAGAGTTTAGAACTGAGAGGTGAGAGGTATGATTACTCTGCTAATGAAAAGAACTCAAAAGAAAATATTGATCAACATAATGCTGCTCATGACAAGAGCTTGAATAGCAAAACTAATCATACCTCTCAGTTCTCAGTTCTCAACTCTCAGTTAAAATACTCCCGCTATCCCCTCGTTTACCTTGTAGAGGCAGCCGATGATATCTGCTATGAGATCATGGACCTGGAGGATGCCTTCAAACTGAAAATCCTCTCCTATCAGGAAACGGAACAGCTCATGCTTTCCTTCTTCAGCGAAACAAGCAAGGAGAATATCCTGAAGCGCTTCAAAGAAGAGGAACTAAGCGATACAAACGAAAAAGTACAATACCTGCGTGCCTGCGTCATCGGTCTGCTGGAAAACGAATGCGTAAACACCTTCATGCTTCACGAAGAGGAGATACTGGCCGGAACATTCAGCGGTTCGCTCATCGACCATATCAGCGAGGTGCCCCGCAAGGCCTACCAAGACTGTACCGTAGTGGCTCGTAATCGCATCTACCGCAGTCAGCCCGTTCTCGATGTGGAACTGTCCGGTTATCGCATCATGGCCACCCTGATGGAACTGATGGTAGAGGCCATAGAGCATCCCGAACGCTACTACTCCCAGCAACTCATCGGCCGTGTTAGCAGTCAGTACGACATCGCCCATCCCGACCTTGAAACACGCCTCATGGCCGTCATCGACTACATCTCTGGCATGACCGACGTCTATGCCCTCGATGTCTATCAAAAAATCTGCGGCATCTCACTGCCTATCGTTTAG
- a CDS encoding tetratricopeptide repeat protein, translating to MRRFLLYIGIIGLLGCGLSARADDYEQRRKYDAYFIEAMLERQKGSHDAAFNLLERCLQIDSTASEAYFFLAQYYTEMKQADKALEYFQKASQCDPDNTTYMETLAQAYVSKERYADAVGVVEHLYEVDKSRQDLLEMLYRLHLQQRNYEKAIEVLDRMELIDGKSERLSLSKSSLYLQMNNHKDALAEVKELSERYPNDLNYRTLYANTLMMTVGENEKAHRDEAHRVLTEVLAEEPDNYRAQATLRNYYQNEHDTLRADSLTRSILLNPATALEDKISMLRQEIGYSENNGGDSTRVLQLFQELLSQPNPQADIAEFCAAYMNLKKMPRDSISAMLEMVLRLAPDNASARLQLVQYAWEEENNERVVELCRQARQYNPDEMAFYYYQGMAFYRQDDHGDALEAFQNGISVITEESNPAIVSDFYAVMGDLLHLQGRQREAFEAYDSCLVWQPDNVGCLNNYAYYLSELGIDLDKAEQMSRKAIKAEPRNGTYLDTYAWILFMQQRYADACPYIDQAVQNDTLQSAVILEHAGDIYAMCGEIEKAVNYWQQALEQEPKNKLLIRKIKKKKYLKK from the coding sequence GTGAGACGTTTTTTATTATATATCGGAATAATTGGATTGCTGGGTTGCGGATTGTCGGCTCGGGCAGATGACTATGAGCAGCGTAGAAAGTATGATGCCTATTTCATTGAGGCCATGCTGGAACGCCAGAAAGGCAGTCACGATGCTGCATTCAACCTGTTGGAGCGTTGCTTGCAGATAGACTCTACTGCTTCAGAGGCTTATTTCTTCCTGGCTCAGTATTATACCGAGATGAAACAGGCCGACAAGGCACTCGAATATTTTCAGAAGGCATCGCAATGCGATCCTGACAATACTACCTATATGGAGACACTGGCCCAGGCCTATGTGTCGAAGGAACGCTATGCCGATGCTGTCGGCGTGGTGGAACATCTCTATGAGGTGGATAAAAGCCGACAGGACTTGCTGGAAATGCTCTACCGTCTGCACCTGCAACAGCGCAACTATGAGAAAGCCATTGAGGTGCTGGACCGTATGGAACTTATCGACGGCAAGAGCGAACGCCTGTCGCTGTCGAAAAGCAGTCTCTACCTGCAGATGAACAATCACAAGGATGCTCTTGCCGAGGTGAAAGAACTGTCAGAGCGCTATCCTAATGACTTGAACTATCGTACACTCTATGCCAACACATTGATGATGACCGTTGGCGAGAACGAGAAAGCGCATAGGGATGAAGCCCATCGGGTGCTCACAGAGGTACTGGCAGAAGAACCCGACAACTATAGGGCACAGGCCACCTTGCGCAACTATTATCAGAACGAGCACGATACCCTCCGTGCCGATTCGCTGACCCGTAGCATCCTGTTGAATCCTGCTACAGCCCTTGAAGACAAAATCAGTATGCTGCGTCAGGAAATAGGCTACAGTGAGAACAATGGCGGCGACAGCACCCGTGTGCTGCAGCTGTTTCAGGAGTTGTTGTCACAGCCCAATCCGCAGGCTGATATAGCAGAATTCTGTGCTGCCTATATGAACCTGAAGAAGATGCCGCGCGACAGTATCTCGGCCATGCTTGAGATGGTGCTCCGCCTGGCTCCCGACAATGCGTCGGCACGCCTGCAGTTGGTGCAGTATGCATGGGAAGAAGAGAATAACGAACGCGTTGTAGAGCTATGTCGCCAGGCCCGTCAGTACAATCCCGACGAAATGGCGTTCTACTACTATCAGGGTATGGCTTTCTACCGCCAGGACGATCACGGCGATGCACTGGAAGCCTTCCAGAACGGTATCAGCGTCATCACCGAGGAGAGCAATCCCGCCATTGTGAGCGATTTCTATGCTGTGATGGGCGATCTGCTTCACCTGCAGGGTCGTCAGCGGGAGGCCTTCGAAGCCTATGACTCTTGTCTGGTGTGGCAACCCGACAATGTGGGCTGTCTGAATAACTATGCCTACTACCTCAGCGAACTGGGCATCGACTTGGACAAGGCCGAGCAGATGAGCCGTAAGGCCATCAAGGCCGAGCCACGCAATGGTACCTATCTCGACACCTACGCATGGATCCTGTTCATGCAGCAGCGATATGCCGATGCTTGTCCATATATAGACCAGGCCGTTCAGAACGATACGCTGCAGAGCGCAGTAATCCTTGAACATGCCGGTGATATCTATGCCATGTGCGGTGAGATTGAGAAAGCCGTCAACTACTGGCAGCAGGCCTTGGAGCAGGAGCCCAAGAACAAGTTACTTATCCGGAAAATTAAAAAGAAAAAATACCTCAAAAAATGA
- a CDS encoding M20 family metallo-hydrolase — MMDVRKYALEGAELLSRLIATPSVSRDEAAAADVLFKQMEEWGLNPKREGNNVWAISPDFDPQRKTILLNAHIDTVKPVATWTRDPFKPTWEGDKLYGLGSNDCGGGLVSLLQAYRILINEDSSVECRVESGEFATAPEGSGEWRVESAEFATAPQDGSRESLNGLFGDSLNGNNAAVANSTLSTLHSPLVNLVFLASCEEEVSGKDGIVRVLPLLPKIDVAIVGEPTGMQPAIAEKGLMVIDGYAHGVSGHAARNEGVNAIYEALDDLVWLRDYRFEKVSPLLGPTKMTVTVVEAGTQHNVVPDTLHFILDVRPNEFYQNEELYQFLCSKMKHCELKARSFRLHSSSIAEDHPIVQRCLSLGMQPFGSPTLSDQALMSFPSLKLGPGQSSRSHSADEFICLSELEDAIEKYLKILGE; from the coding sequence ATGATGGACGTAAGAAAATATGCTCTTGAAGGTGCTGAACTGCTGAGCCGACTGATTGCCACACCGAGTGTGAGTCGGGATGAGGCTGCTGCCGCCGATGTGCTGTTTAAGCAGATGGAAGAATGGGGACTAAACCCCAAGCGTGAGGGAAACAATGTGTGGGCCATCAGCCCTGATTTCGACCCTCAGCGCAAAACAATCCTGCTCAATGCGCATATCGACACAGTGAAACCGGTGGCCACCTGGACCCGCGATCCCTTCAAACCTACATGGGAAGGCGACAAGCTCTACGGACTTGGTTCTAACGACTGCGGCGGCGGACTCGTATCGCTGCTGCAGGCCTATAGAATCTTAATAAATGAAGATTCTAGTGTAGAGTGTAGAGTGGAGAGTGGAGAGTTTGCTACCGCTCCAGAAGGTAGTGGAGAGTGGAGAGTGGAGAGTGCAGAGTTTGCTACCGCTCCGCAGGACGGTTCACGGGAAAGCCTCAATGGATTATTCGGTGATAGTCTCAATGGAAATAATGCAGCGGTAGCAAACTCTACACTATCCACTCTCCACTCTCCACTAGTAAATCTCGTTTTCCTCGCCTCTTGCGAGGAGGAGGTGTCGGGCAAGGATGGAATAGTTCGTGTGCTTCCGTTGTTGCCGAAGATTGACGTGGCCATTGTGGGCGAGCCCACCGGAATGCAACCTGCTATTGCCGAGAAAGGACTGATGGTGATAGACGGCTATGCCCACGGTGTGAGCGGACATGCTGCGCGCAATGAAGGGGTGAACGCTATCTATGAGGCACTCGACGACCTGGTATGGCTGCGCGACTATCGTTTTGAGAAGGTGAGTCCACTGTTGGGCCCCACCAAGATGACCGTCACCGTGGTGGAAGCCGGTACCCAGCACAATGTGGTGCCCGACACGCTCCACTTCATTCTCGATGTGCGTCCCAACGAGTTCTATCAGAACGAAGAACTCTATCAGTTCCTGTGCAGTAAGATGAAACACTGCGAACTGAAAGCTCGTTCCTTCCGCCTGCATTCCTCTTCCATTGCTGAAGATCATCCCATCGTACAGCGCTGTCTGTCGTTGGGCATGCAGCCTTTCGGTTCGCCCACCCTGTCCGATCAGGCCCTGATGTCGTTCCCCTCCCTGAAACTGGGACCCGGCCAGAGCAGTCGTTCCCACTCCGCCGATGAGTTTATCTGCCTGAGTGAACTGGAAGATGCCATCGAAAAATATTTGAAGATATTAGGGGAGTAG